A region from the Achromobacter seleniivolatilans genome encodes:
- a CDS encoding ABC transporter substrate-binding protein — protein sequence MKCNIVRRALMQGLLVISAIASASAALAASPESPPQYGGVLTAILNPEPPNLNVAMQQVGTTQMVAGKVYESLLTYSFDLKPQPSLAKSWDISADQLTYTFHLQPNAQWHDGKPFTSADVLFSYKQILANTPRTRALMRYIQDITAPDEHTVVFQLKERYSALLYAFDIGGGVILPKHLFDVDTPLAQNPHNNAPIGTGPFKFKRWERGSYIELVKNEHYWKEGRPYLDGIIYRVIPDAASRRLALEQRTVQQAWLQDIEPFDMARVAKLAHINVTQKGYEYWSTLHWIEMNEARKPMDDKRFRQAVMYAIDREFIAKRIMFGMGTVSTGPFHRNTRFYDPDIKQYPYDPKKAIALLDEMGLKPDAKGVRVKLGLIPNPYGEMQRRIAEYTKQSLGKVGIVIDIESTDVGGWTTRMGNWDFDMAYNGVFQYGDPAIGVSRTYVSSNIKKGLAFTNTSQYRNPKVDELFDQAATAPTDEERQRLYTEVQKILVEDVPLAWIDDTNYSTFLDKRVHGAITTGLGAVDTYADAWLAPN from the coding sequence CCCAATCTGAACGTCGCGATGCAGCAGGTCGGCACCACGCAGATGGTGGCCGGCAAAGTTTACGAAAGCCTGCTGACCTATTCCTTCGATCTGAAACCGCAACCCAGCCTGGCCAAGTCCTGGGACATATCGGCTGACCAGCTGACTTACACCTTTCATCTGCAGCCCAACGCGCAATGGCATGACGGCAAGCCCTTTACCTCGGCGGACGTGCTGTTCTCGTATAAGCAGATATTGGCCAACACGCCGCGCACGCGCGCTTTGATGCGCTACATCCAGGACATCACAGCCCCGGACGAGCACACCGTGGTGTTCCAGCTCAAGGAACGCTATTCCGCCTTGTTGTACGCGTTCGACATTGGCGGTGGAGTCATTCTGCCCAAGCATCTGTTCGATGTGGACACGCCACTGGCGCAAAATCCGCACAACAATGCGCCGATAGGCACCGGTCCGTTCAAATTCAAACGGTGGGAGCGTGGTTCGTACATTGAACTGGTCAAGAACGAGCACTACTGGAAGGAAGGCAGGCCGTACCTGGACGGCATTATTTACCGTGTCATTCCCGACGCCGCCTCACGCCGCCTGGCGCTGGAACAACGCACCGTGCAACAAGCGTGGCTGCAAGATATAGAACCCTTTGACATGGCGCGCGTGGCCAAGCTTGCGCACATCAACGTCACGCAAAAGGGTTATGAGTACTGGTCCACGCTGCACTGGATCGAAATGAATGAGGCCCGCAAGCCGATGGACGACAAACGCTTTCGGCAGGCCGTGATGTACGCCATCGATCGCGAATTCATTGCCAAGCGGATCATGTTTGGCATGGGCACCGTGTCCACGGGGCCGTTCCATCGCAATACGCGCTTCTACGACCCGGACATCAAGCAATATCCCTACGATCCCAAAAAGGCCATCGCCCTGCTCGATGAAATGGGCCTGAAACCGGACGCCAAGGGCGTACGCGTGAAACTGGGCCTGATCCCCAACCCATACGGCGAAATGCAGCGCCGCATTGCCGAATACACCAAGCAAAGCCTGGGCAAGGTGGGCATTGTCATCGACATCGAAAGCACAGATGTGGGCGGCTGGACAACGCGCATGGGCAACTGGGATTTCGACATGGCCTATAACGGCGTATTCCAATACGGCGACCCCGCCATCGGCGTATCGCGCACCTACGTCAGCAGCAACATCAAAAAGGGGCTGGCCTTCACCAACACCTCGCAATATCGGAATCCCAAAGTGGACGAACTGTTCGACCAGGCCGCCACCGCCCCCACCGACGAGGAACGTCAGCGCCTATACACCGAAGTGCAGAAGATTCTGGTGGAAGATGTGCCGCTGGCCTGGATCGACGACACCAATTACTCCACCTTTCTGGATAAGCGCGTGCACGGCGCCATCACGACGGGCCTGGGTGCAGTGGATACCTACGCTGACGCCTGGCTCGCTCCTAACTAA